In the genome of Conger conger chromosome 8, fConCon1.1, whole genome shotgun sequence, one region contains:
- the LOC133135047 gene encoding receptor-interacting serine/threonine-protein kinase 4-like, translating to MDKGKGAVRIMFFDFSSAFNTIQPARLRDKLVQMGVDTHLVSWIRDYLTGRTQFVRLKDCFSEQVVSSTGAPQGTVLSAVLFTLYTSDFRYNSESCHMQKFSDDPAIVGCIRDGQEDEYRNLVDDFVQWCNLNHMQLDISKTKEIVVDFRRTKPPMLPVSIEGVNVEVKFLLKYTKVQHFGLIEDCKLQDWSVLGSGGFGQIYKAKHKDFGMEVAIKLLHYDNGSSASLLKEAEFMRQGGSPYMVCFFGVYRGVPPGRGHSRQMGLVMELMERGSVESLLKRLGGPPPWPLAFRLAHQVALGMNFLHKLCPPLLHLDLKPSNVLLDHGFGAKITDFGLARLMRSISSVGGRGEDGGTLSYMSPEALATDRAYKATPASDSYSYAILLWSIITGREPYGDAALDRIQSRVPEGDRPSLEGVNRAAVEGLGEIIDLMERCWDPSPQKRPSFHDCLPVTEKGFELHSRGIHDAIHQVSKALDEKREISPTPIPNAGVTVDPRGGWNSKDGTPPNFRAADSGVGTEPCPASATSKALSDSISKTSSISKRSPLL from the exons ATGGACAAGGGGAAAGGTGCTGTGAGAATCATGTTCTTTGACTTCTCCAGTGCCTTCAACACCATCCAGCCTGCCAGACTGAGAGACAAGCTTGTGCAGATGGGGGTAGACACTCACCTGGTATCCTGGATTAGAGACTACCTGACGGGGAGAACACAGTTCGTTAGGCTGAAGGACTGTTTCTCAGAGCAGGTGGTCAGCAGCACCGGAGCACCACAAGGGACTGTGCTTTCAGCAGTCCTGTTCACCCTGTATACGTCTGACTTCAGGTACAACTCAGAGTCATGCCACATGCAGAAGTTTTCGGACGACCCTGCAATAGTGGGGTGTATCAGGGATGGGCAGGAGGATGAGTACAGGAACCTGGTGGATGACTTTGTGCAGTGGTGCAATCTCAACCATATGCAGCTGGACATTTCCAAAACCAAGGAGATAGTGGTGGATTTCAGGAGGACTAAGCCACCTATGCTGCCAGTCTCCATTGAAGGGGTCAATGTGGAGGTG AAGTTTCTGCTGAAGtacacca AAGTGCAGCATTTTGGATTGATTGAAGACTGCAAACTGCAGGACTGGTCTGTCCTTGGATCTGGGGGTTTCGGACAGATCTATAAGGCCAAACACAAAGATTTTGGGATGGAGGTGGCAATCAAACTACTGCATTATGATAATGG ttccAGTGCATCTCTGCTGAAGGAGGCTGAGTTCATGCGGCAGGGTGGGAGCCCGTATAtggtgtgtttttttggggtgtaCCGGGGGGTTCCCCCCGGCAGGGGGCACTCGAGACAGATGGGCCTGGTGATGGAGCTGATGGAGAGGGGGTCTGTGGAGTCCCTCCTGAAGAGGCTGGGGGGCCCCCCTCCCTGGCCCCTGGCCTTCCGCCTGGCTCATCAGGTGGCTCTTGGCATGAACTTCCTGCACAAGCTTTGCCCCCCACTGCTGCACCTCGACCTCAAGCCCAGCAACGTGCTGCTGGACCACGGCTTCGGAGCAAAG atcaCAGATTTTGGTCTGGCCCGACTGATGCGCAGTATTTCcagtgtgggggggcggggggaggacgGAGGCACGCTGAGCTACATGTCCCCCGAAGCCCTCGCCACTGACCGGGCCTACAAAGCCACGCCCGCCTCTGACTCCTACag ttaTGCCATCCTGCTCTGGTCTATAATCACTGGCAGGGAGCCCTATGGTG ATGCTGCGTTAGACAGGATCCAGTCTCGGGTCCCAGAGGGGGACAGGCCCAGTCTGGAGGGGGTGAACAGGGCAGCAGTTGAGGGCTTGGGGGAGATCATTGACCTCATGGAGAGATGCTGGGACCCCAGCCCCCAAAAACGCCCCTCTTTCCATG actGCCTCCCAGTGACAGAGAAGGGGTTTGAGCTGCACAGCCGTGGAATTCATGATGCCATCCACCAGGTGTCCAAAGCACTG GATGAAAAGCGAGAGATATCTCCAACTCCAATACCCAATG CTGGAGTGACTGTGGACCCCAGGGGAGGGTGGAACAGCAAAGACGGGACTCCTCCCAATTTCCGGGCAGCAGACAGCGGCGTTGGAACAGAACCCTGTCCTGCCTCTGCCACCTCTAAGGCACTGAGTGACAGCATCTCCAAAACCTCCAGCATAAGTAAGCGCTCCCCTCTCCTGTAA